In Georgenia soli, a genomic segment contains:
- a CDS encoding ABC transporter ATP-binding protein: MTTTELELRDVDLFYGRVQALRQLTLDVGEGEIVALLGNNGAGKTSTLSMLSGLYRPRSGTITWRGKDITRAKPWDLVRDGLIQVPEGRRIFSTMTVHENLQLGGYQTGDPKALAARIDEVYERLPRLAERRAQQGGTLSGGEQQMLAIGRAYVGKPQLLLLDEPSMGLAPLVVKQVMEIIKRINDGGTTILLVEQNARAALRIADRAYVIENGRVSLSGPAAELAQDQAIIAAYMG, encoded by the coding sequence ATGACGACGACGGAGCTCGAGCTGCGCGACGTCGACCTGTTCTACGGACGCGTGCAGGCGCTGCGTCAGCTGACCCTCGACGTCGGCGAGGGCGAGATCGTGGCGCTGCTCGGCAACAACGGCGCCGGCAAGACCTCCACGCTGTCGATGCTCTCCGGGCTGTACCGCCCGCGCAGCGGCACCATCACCTGGCGCGGCAAGGACATCACGCGTGCCAAGCCCTGGGACCTCGTCCGCGACGGCCTGATCCAGGTGCCCGAGGGGCGCCGGATCTTCTCCACGATGACCGTGCACGAGAACCTCCAGCTCGGCGGGTACCAGACCGGTGACCCGAAGGCCCTCGCGGCGCGCATCGACGAGGTCTACGAGAGGCTGCCGCGCCTGGCGGAGCGGCGGGCGCAGCAGGGCGGCACCCTCTCGGGCGGGGAGCAGCAGATGCTCGCGATCGGCCGGGCCTACGTGGGCAAACCGCAGCTCCTGCTCCTCGACGAACCTTCGATGGGGCTGGCCCCGCTCGTGGTCAAGCAGGTCATGGAGATCATCAAGCGCATCAACGACGGCGGCACGACGATCCTCCTCGTCGAGCAGAACGCGCGGGCGGCGCTGCGGATCGCCGACCGGGCGTACGTCATCGAGAACGGCCGGGTGTCCCTCTCCGGGCCCGCGGCCGAGCTCGCCCAGGACCAGGCGATCATCGCGGCCTACATGGGCTGA
- a CDS encoding ABC transporter ATP-binding protein: protein MSIENQGGAAAVDTAVASAEYRARKGEEQPLLSVRDLKLRFGGVKAVDGLTFDAYAGEIISVIGPNGAGKTSAFNCITGFYRPTEGDILFDGESIIRKLPSSIVKLGLGRTFQNVRMFKEMTVVDNVKTAMHARIRQNVFDAILHTPRYRRVEAQCLEDARGWLDFVGFSLDEDLLASQLPYGEQRRVEIARALATQPKMLLLDEPAAGLNHSEKQDLIALIRRIRDLGIGVVLIEHDMGLVMNISERVIVLNFGREIADGTPAEVKNNPLVIEAYLGADEEGES from the coding sequence ATGAGCATCGAGAACCAGGGGGGTGCCGCCGCCGTCGACACGGCGGTGGCGTCGGCCGAGTACCGGGCGCGCAAGGGCGAGGAGCAGCCGCTGCTGTCCGTCCGCGACCTCAAGCTGCGGTTCGGCGGGGTCAAGGCGGTCGACGGGCTGACCTTCGACGCCTACGCCGGCGAGATCATCTCCGTGATCGGCCCGAACGGTGCCGGCAAGACCAGCGCGTTCAACTGCATCACGGGGTTCTACCGCCCGACCGAGGGCGACATCCTCTTCGACGGCGAGAGCATCATCCGCAAGCTGCCCTCCTCGATCGTCAAGCTCGGTCTGGGCCGCACCTTCCAGAACGTGCGGATGTTCAAGGAGATGACGGTCGTCGACAACGTCAAGACCGCGATGCACGCCCGGATCAGGCAGAACGTCTTCGACGCCATCCTCCACACCCCGCGCTACCGGCGGGTGGAGGCGCAGTGCCTGGAGGACGCGCGCGGCTGGCTGGACTTCGTCGGGTTCTCCCTGGACGAGGACCTGCTCGCCTCCCAGCTGCCGTACGGGGAGCAGCGCCGCGTCGAGATCGCCCGGGCGCTGGCGACGCAGCCCAAGATGCTGCTGCTGGACGAGCCGGCGGCGGGCCTGAACCACAGTGAGAAGCAGGACCTCATCGCCCTCATCCGCCGGATCCGGGACCTGGGCATCGGGGTGGTCCTCATCGAGCACGACATGGGCCTCGTCATGAACATCTCCGAGCGCGTCATCGTGCTGAACTTCGGCCGCGAGATCGCCGACGGCACCCCCGCCGAGGTCAAGAACAACCCCCTGGTCATCGAGGCCTATCTCGGGGCGGACGAGGAGGGCGAGTCATGA
- a CDS encoding branched-chain amino acid ABC transporter permease encodes MATGTTQGTRTVNGLTYRITPPAPTRERPAPARGLRQPRRFMSLVGGLLLLLAFALPFIDASPYTISVATSAFIYIMLAMGLNIVVGYAGLLDLGYYAFFAVGAYTSGVLATNDMPLVFTVPFVIVACIGAGIIIGGPTLRLRSDYLAIVTLGFGEIIRLTANNLDITGGPSGISGIPTFGLFGWTFRDGLDLFGIHFSGNILLYWTAVLAGGGFTVLAVTRLGRGRLGRAWRAIKDDEDAAEAMGINTYLTKLAAYILGAIFGGLAGILMAAHQTAISPTSFIFLNSALLLMAVVLGGMGSTPGVIIGALVIWLAPELLRDFANWRYLMFGLLLVLVMIFRPQGLWPSTAVLPFLHFREKGRSPREGFTDHSEPVENVDRSEELA; translated from the coding sequence ATGGCCACCGGAACCACCCAGGGCACCCGCACCGTGAACGGGCTGACCTACCGCATCACGCCGCCCGCCCCCACGCGCGAGCGCCCCGCCCCCGCACGGGGCCTGCGGCAGCCGCGACGGTTCATGTCCCTCGTCGGCGGCCTGCTCCTGCTGCTGGCGTTCGCCCTGCCGTTCATCGACGCCTCGCCCTACACGATCTCCGTCGCCACCTCGGCGTTCATCTACATCATGCTGGCGATGGGCCTGAACATCGTCGTCGGCTACGCGGGCCTGCTGGACCTGGGGTACTACGCGTTCTTCGCGGTCGGCGCCTACACCTCCGGCGTGCTCGCCACCAACGACATGCCGCTGGTCTTCACGGTCCCGTTCGTCATCGTCGCCTGCATCGGCGCGGGCATCATCATCGGCGGGCCGACCCTGCGGCTGCGCAGCGACTACCTCGCCATCGTGACCCTGGGCTTCGGCGAGATCATCCGGCTCACCGCCAACAACCTCGACATCACCGGCGGCCCGTCCGGCATCAGCGGCATCCCCACGTTCGGGCTCTTCGGCTGGACCTTCCGCGACGGCCTGGACCTGTTCGGCATCCACTTCAGCGGCAACATCCTGCTGTACTGGACGGCCGTGCTCGCCGGCGGCGGCTTCACGGTGCTCGCCGTCACCCGGCTCGGCCGCGGCCGCCTCGGCCGGGCCTGGCGCGCGATCAAGGACGACGAGGACGCCGCCGAGGCGATGGGGATCAACACCTACCTCACCAAGCTCGCGGCCTACATCCTCGGCGCCATCTTCGGCGGGCTCGCCGGCATCCTCATGGCCGCCCACCAGACGGCGATCAGCCCGACCTCCTTCATCTTCCTCAACTCGGCGCTGCTGCTCATGGCGGTGGTCCTCGGCGGCATGGGGTCGACCCCGGGCGTCATCATCGGGGCGCTCGTGATCTGGCTGGCGCCGGAGCTGCTGCGCGACTTCGCCAACTGGCGCTACCTGATGTTCGGGCTGCTCCTGGTGCTCGTCATGATCTTCCGCCCGCAGGGGCTGTGGCCGTCGACGGCGGTGCTGCCGTTCCTGCACTTCCGGGAGAAGGGCCGTTCGCCGCGCGAGGGGTTCACCGACCACAGCGAGCCCGTCGAGAACGTCGACCGGTCGGAGGAGCTGGCATGA
- a CDS encoding branched-chain amino acid ABC transporter permease, whose amino-acid sequence MLQLVVDGLFVGSFYALVALGYSMVYGIIKLLNFAHGDVYMVGAFAGYVLFSTATGLAASGGLMSLLLVLLIAMIFTGLLGVFVERVAYRPLRGSPRLAVLITAVGVSFILEYGVRQIMGPNPRVYQVRLSGETFNLLGARITLPQLILFAVAAGLMVALNFLVMRSRDGRAMRAIALDPQAAKLMGVNVDRVISRTFFIGSALAGAAGVMAGAYYGTIDFLMGFVIGLKAFTAAVIGGIGNLYGAMLGGILLGLLESFGTNFLGGQWRDVFSFACLILFLSFRPTGILGARVVERM is encoded by the coding sequence GTGCTCCAGCTCGTCGTCGACGGCCTGTTCGTCGGCTCCTTCTACGCACTCGTCGCGCTCGGCTACTCGATGGTCTACGGGATCATCAAGCTGCTGAACTTCGCCCACGGTGACGTCTACATGGTCGGCGCGTTCGCCGGCTACGTGCTCTTCTCCACCGCCACGGGCCTCGCCGCCAGCGGCGGTCTCATGTCGCTCCTGCTCGTGCTGCTCATCGCCATGATCTTCACCGGCCTGCTCGGGGTGTTCGTGGAGCGGGTGGCCTACCGCCCGCTGCGCGGCAGCCCGCGGCTCGCGGTGCTCATCACGGCCGTGGGCGTCTCCTTCATCCTCGAGTACGGCGTCCGCCAGATCATGGGGCCGAACCCCCGCGTCTACCAGGTGCGGCTCTCGGGGGAGACGTTCAACCTCCTCGGCGCGCGCATCACGCTGCCGCAGCTGATCCTCTTCGCCGTCGCCGCCGGGCTGATGGTGGCGCTGAACTTCCTCGTCATGCGCTCCCGCGACGGGCGCGCGATGCGAGCGATCGCGCTCGACCCGCAGGCGGCCAAGCTGATGGGCGTCAACGTGGACCGCGTCATCTCCCGCACGTTCTTCATCGGCTCCGCGCTCGCGGGCGCTGCCGGTGTCATGGCGGGCGCCTACTACGGCACGATCGACTTCCTCATGGGGTTCGTCATCGGGCTCAAGGCGTTCACCGCCGCCGTCATCGGCGGCATCGGCAACCTCTACGGCGCGATGCTCGGCGGCATCCTGCTCGGCCTGCTGGAGTCGTTCGGCACGAACTTCCTGGGCGGTCAGTGGCGTGACGTCTTCTCCTTCGCCTGCCTGATCCTCTTCCTCTCCTTCCGACCCACGGGCATCCTCGGTGCCCGCGTCGTGGAACGGATGTGA
- a CDS encoding branched-chain amino acid ABC transporter substrate-binding protein — MTNLSRRGRSRLRILSLGAVAALALSACSGGVTGGGGDEGTEEGPIRLGMLAPFSGSEAAFGPYMKNGAQMAIDEINEAGGVLGRDLELVTEDDACDATSATAAANKLITSGIVASVGGYCSGATLPTLPIFSGAGVPMVIPAANSNQLVDADENGVFLINGTGDQQAQAALKWAEKQGVKRLALVDDNTDYSADLADAVAEQADGTGIEVVLEESVTAGESDYSANVNSILSADPDMVYWTGYYQEGGLIAAQLASAGYDGELLVADGTVDAKFSEIAGAAAQGVEGTFTQTPDMLEGADDWISKYTELYGEGPGPYSTQAYDAVRVVAEGIKQADSTDSEAVIKAIQDIDGLELFSGPLKFTEDGTLSEGGFAIVEVGPDGAFVLKDDLQS, encoded by the coding sequence ATGACCAACCTCTCCCGGCGGGGTCGATCGCGGCTCCGCATCCTTTCACTGGGCGCCGTCGCGGCCCTCGCTCTGAGCGCCTGCTCCGGTGGCGTGACGGGAGGCGGCGGCGACGAGGGCACCGAGGAGGGGCCCATCCGTCTCGGCATGCTCGCACCGTTCTCCGGCTCGGAGGCCGCCTTCGGCCCGTACATGAAGAACGGCGCCCAGATGGCGATCGACGAGATCAACGAGGCGGGCGGCGTGCTCGGTCGGGACCTGGAGCTGGTCACCGAGGACGACGCGTGCGACGCGACCAGCGCGACCGCCGCGGCCAACAAGCTCATCACCTCCGGCATCGTCGCCTCGGTGGGCGGCTACTGCTCCGGCGCGACGCTCCCGACCCTGCCGATCTTCTCCGGCGCCGGGGTGCCCATGGTCATCCCCGCGGCCAACTCCAACCAGCTGGTCGACGCGGACGAGAACGGCGTCTTCCTCATCAACGGCACCGGTGACCAGCAGGCCCAGGCCGCCCTGAAGTGGGCGGAGAAGCAGGGCGTGAAGCGCCTGGCCCTCGTCGACGACAACACCGACTACTCCGCCGACCTCGCCGACGCGGTCGCGGAGCAGGCGGACGGCACGGGCATCGAGGTCGTCCTCGAGGAGTCCGTGACCGCCGGGGAGTCCGACTACTCGGCCAACGTCAACTCGATCCTCTCGGCCGACCCCGACATGGTCTACTGGACCGGCTACTACCAGGAGGGCGGCCTCATCGCCGCCCAGCTGGCGTCCGCCGGCTACGACGGCGAGCTGCTGGTGGCCGACGGCACCGTCGACGCGAAGTTCTCCGAGATCGCCGGCGCCGCCGCCCAGGGCGTCGAGGGCACCTTCACCCAGACGCCGGACATGCTCGAGGGCGCCGACGACTGGATCTCCAAGTACACCGAGCTCTACGGCGAGGGCCCCGGCCCCTACTCGACCCAGGCCTACGACGCCGTCCGCGTCGTCGCGGAGGGCATCAAGCAGGCTGACAGCACCGACTCCGAGGCGGTCATCAAGGCCATCCAGGACATCGACGGCCTCGAGCTGTTCTCCGGCCCGCTGAAGTTCACCGAGGACGGCACGCTCTCCGAGGGCGGGTTCGCCATCGTCGAGGTCGGCCCGGACGGGGCGTTCGTCCTCAAGGACGACCTCCAGAGCTGA
- a CDS encoding GntR family transcriptional regulator, whose protein sequence is MLQIRPGAETPITTLSEADMSTPFAPVVHAASLRSHVEDSVAAAIISGQLPPGELVSVPGLALKFDVSATPVREAMINLQQRGFVEPVRNKGFRVTDVSRKDLEELVQLRQLIEVPVVRDLAHDFPEPPRDALRTQARGIVSAAGEGDLPAYLAADIDFHRNLLALSGNTRLVTLVTDLRRQTRLTGLSGMIDTEQLRESAREHERLLDLLEAGDGPAVEALMHRHIGHVLGWWSGNPEPDAG, encoded by the coding sequence ATGTTACAGATCCGCCCCGGTGCGGAAACCCCGATCACCACCCTTTCGGAGGCCGACATGTCGACGCCGTTCGCCCCGGTCGTCCACGCGGCCAGCCTGCGCAGCCACGTCGAGGACTCCGTGGCCGCCGCGATCATCTCGGGGCAGCTGCCCCCGGGGGAGCTGGTCTCGGTCCCGGGCCTGGCGCTGAAGTTCGACGTCTCCGCCACCCCGGTGCGCGAGGCCATGATCAACCTGCAGCAGCGCGGCTTCGTCGAGCCGGTCCGCAACAAGGGTTTCCGGGTCACCGACGTGTCCCGCAAGGACCTCGAGGAGCTCGTGCAGCTCCGCCAGCTCATCGAGGTGCCCGTGGTCCGCGACCTGGCGCACGACTTCCCCGAGCCGCCCCGCGACGCGCTGCGCACGCAGGCCCGCGGGATCGTCAGCGCCGCCGGCGAGGGCGACCTCCCCGCCTACCTCGCGGCGGACATCGACTTCCACCGCAACCTGCTGGCGCTCAGCGGCAACACCCGGCTCGTGACCCTGGTGACCGACCTGCGCCGCCAGACCCGGCTGACCGGGCTGTCCGGGATGATCGACACGGAGCAGCTGCGCGAGTCGGCCCGGGAGCACGAGCGCCTCCTCGACCTGCTCGAGGCCGGGGACGGGCCCGCGGTCGAGGCGCTCATGCACCGGCACATCGGGCACGTGCTCGGGTGGTGGTCCGGGAACCCGGAGCCCGACGCCGGCTGA